The Microbispora sp. ZYX-F-249 genome window below encodes:
- a CDS encoding DUF5682 family protein, translating to MSSFDALRGQLLDAAAAFSGGGDVLAGILSGMVDDVDRMLREDLEIFPVCHHSPASALAMTRRLRDKRPKVVYLELCEDMRPLLDELRNCRLPVALQAFATQLDGFPAGSGPLSVIAPVTEASAEYQAIAYALDTPGVEIVLVDRSVDHVFQWLPQETDDPAPREQDTQGEETALHGDAVGVEIGDLRPRFAELEKHLLHHGKVRHWSEWWDQYVEQPLTGADYDTYRQAMALIGSLFRRLRPDGHDRLIADEERERYMWTRIREHLSESGADPAECLYVCGAFHAVSTVAEFGLRSEAPPYTIAPRTGTRWLYGLIPSSHSAIEAQFGLAQGSVSIAAATWAKAVRRGGVTPYRLEGQQGGRGKRGGKAAPPVAAEPAADRLSGFLATPPALDGLDEDELRGWCVDIVRLARRNGYLASTADAIAVFETSILLAGLRGRARPTPYDFADAAVTCIEKDVVPGRRDVRRLCEILLGGDKIGMVGYDALPPLARDVYDRLEPLGLDLTRRTQQRVLLDLRADPELEPCSDLLWTLRYLLPGGALRPIMGARRLGERPIQESWDVALGRHQREIVELGYEGVTVEQVLEQRLRRKAWDPQATAGAALAAVEDAILFVGGRRLPGELGARAVELLAAERTVDDAPEVLRRIRRLLTYYRASEPELPAWCEDFVTAGYSHYCTLLPTAFADDDTGARQVGAMLGFLFTLESLALSLGCDRAQLELAVRQSHPQDPAKVALLWAAQTQLGLLTRDELRVRCDELLANPLVVPAYPLYVSGFVQALEPVPGLAPFVVEALSKAFARLPDPVLLPWLPTLICTLRQHAPELVPVLVREAGRTFPGTLPELDAWTPPWERPASPARAARAAAAPSGPVSTLLARHPGACDAVAALLGCTAEWGSTGHGHDEVASLLDRHPATTGAVAALLGA from the coding sequence ATGAGCTCCTTCGACGCCCTGCGCGGGCAGCTTCTCGACGCCGCCGCGGCATTCTCCGGCGGCGGGGACGTCCTGGCCGGCATCCTGTCCGGCATGGTCGACGACGTCGACCGCATGCTGCGCGAGGATCTGGAGATCTTCCCGGTCTGCCACCACTCGCCGGCCTCCGCCCTGGCGATGACCCGGCGGCTGCGCGACAAGCGGCCCAAGGTCGTCTACCTGGAGCTGTGCGAGGACATGCGCCCGCTCCTCGACGAGCTGCGCAACTGCCGGCTGCCGGTGGCGCTGCAGGCGTTCGCCACCCAGCTGGACGGGTTTCCGGCCGGCTCCGGACCGCTCAGCGTGATCGCGCCGGTCACGGAGGCGTCGGCGGAGTACCAGGCGATCGCGTACGCGCTCGACACGCCCGGCGTCGAGATCGTGCTGGTGGATCGTTCGGTTGACCACGTCTTCCAGTGGCTGCCGCAGGAGACGGACGATCCGGCTCCGCGGGAGCAGGACACACAGGGCGAGGAGACGGCCCTCCACGGGGACGCCGTGGGTGTCGAGATCGGCGACCTGCGCCCACGCTTCGCGGAACTGGAGAAGCACCTGCTGCACCACGGCAAGGTGCGGCACTGGTCGGAGTGGTGGGACCAGTACGTCGAACAGCCGCTGACCGGAGCGGACTACGACACCTACCGCCAGGCGATGGCGCTGATCGGCAGTCTGTTCCGGCGGCTCCGCCCGGACGGGCACGACCGCCTGATTGCCGACGAGGAACGCGAGCGCTACATGTGGACGCGCATCCGCGAGCATCTCTCGGAGTCGGGCGCGGACCCCGCCGAATGCCTGTACGTGTGCGGAGCCTTCCACGCCGTCAGCACGGTCGCGGAGTTCGGCCTGCGGTCCGAGGCGCCGCCGTACACCATCGCCCCCCGTACGGGCACCCGATGGCTGTACGGGCTGATTCCCTCCAGCCACTCCGCGATCGAGGCGCAGTTCGGCCTGGCCCAGGGCTCGGTGTCCATCGCCGCCGCCACGTGGGCCAAGGCGGTCAGGCGCGGGGGCGTCACGCCGTACCGGCTGGAGGGGCAGCAGGGCGGCCGCGGGAAGCGGGGCGGCAAGGCCGCACCGCCCGTCGCGGCCGAGCCGGCGGCCGACCGGCTGTCGGGTTTCCTCGCCACCCCGCCCGCGCTGGACGGCCTGGATGAGGACGAACTCCGCGGATGGTGCGTCGACATCGTGCGGCTGGCCCGCCGCAACGGCTATCTGGCCAGCACGGCCGACGCCATCGCCGTGTTCGAGACGTCGATCCTGCTCGCCGGGCTGCGCGGCCGGGCCAGGCCCACGCCGTACGACTTCGCCGACGCGGCCGTCACCTGCATCGAGAAGGACGTCGTGCCGGGCCGCAGGGACGTCCGGCGCCTGTGCGAGATCCTGCTGGGCGGCGACAAGATCGGGATGGTCGGCTACGACGCGCTGCCTCCGCTGGCCCGCGACGTGTACGACCGGCTGGAGCCTCTCGGGCTGGACCTGACCAGGCGCACGCAGCAGCGGGTGCTGCTCGACCTCAGGGCGGACCCCGAGCTGGAGCCGTGCTCGGACCTGCTGTGGACGCTGCGCTACCTGCTGCCCGGCGGTGCGCTCCGGCCGATCATGGGGGCGCGGCGCCTCGGCGAGCGGCCGATCCAGGAGAGCTGGGACGTGGCCCTCGGCCGGCACCAGCGGGAGATCGTCGAGCTGGGCTACGAGGGCGTCACGGTCGAGCAGGTGCTGGAGCAGCGGCTGCGCCGCAAGGCGTGGGACCCCCAGGCCACGGCCGGGGCGGCGCTCGCGGCCGTCGAGGACGCCATCCTCTTTGTGGGCGGGCGGCGCTTGCCCGGCGAGCTCGGCGCCCGCGCCGTCGAGCTGCTGGCCGCCGAGCGCACCGTGGACGACGCTCCCGAGGTGCTGCGCCGCATCAGGCGGCTGCTGACCTACTACCGGGCGAGCGAACCGGAGCTGCCCGCCTGGTGCGAGGACTTCGTCACAGCCGGGTACTCCCACTACTGCACGCTGCTGCCCACCGCTTTCGCCGACGACGACACCGGCGCCCGCCAGGTGGGCGCGATGCTCGGCTTCCTGTTCACACTGGAGAGCCTCGCGCTGTCACTGGGCTGCGACCGGGCCCAGCTCGAACTGGCCGTACGGCAGTCGCACCCACAGGACCCGGCCAAGGTCGCGCTGCTGTGGGCCGCCCAGACGCAGCTGGGCCTGCTGACCAGGGACGAGCTGCGCGTCCGCTGTGACGAGCTGCTGGCCAACCCGCTCGTCGTGCCGGCGTATCCGCTGTATGTGAGCGGGTTCGTCCAGGCGCTCGAACCGGTGCCCGGCCTCGCGCCGTTCGTGGTCGAGGCGCTGTCGAAGGCCTTCGCGCGGCTGCCCGACCCCGTTCTGCTGCCGTGGCTGCCGACGTTGATCTGCACGTTGCGGCAGCACGCGCCCGAGCTGGTCCCCGTCCTCGTCCGCGAGGCCGGGCGGACCTTCCCCGGCACGCTGCCCGAGCTGGACGCCTGGACCCCGCCATGGGAACGGCCGGCCTCCCCGGCGCGAGCGGCCCGGGCGGCGGCCGCGCCGAGCGGGCCGGTGTCCACGCTGCTGGCCCGGCACCCGGGGGCGTGCGACGCCGTCGCAGCACTGCTCGGCTGTACGGCGGAGTGGGGGAGCACCGGGCACGGGCACGACGAGGTGGCGAGCCTGCTCGACCGGCATCCGGCGACGACCGGCGCGGTCGCCGCGCTGCTGGGCGCGTGA
- a CDS encoding arginase family protein, which translates to MLPTAVLQVPQWQGSSVEDARLLSLGAERLASLLTATEPPTDPFTESSAGPPVRAVRVPVPDTAGTERDGVRALDVLTTVAARTRAALGECGTATVVTVGGDCGVEVQPVSAALQRHGDGLTVVWFDAHGDLNTPGSSPSHAFHGMVLRTLLGEGHPDLVPPRALHPRQVVLAGVRALDPAELAYATDAGLARLTVPELTADPGVLVPAVAAAGGTAVYIHIDLDVLDPEEFGSLSYPEAGGLSVAALRDAVRALTARFPLAGLGITEYAPRREEDEAVLASLVPALLADAATGWTDAPTG; encoded by the coding sequence GTGCTTCCGACCGCGGTGCTTCAGGTGCCCCAATGGCAGGGTTCGAGCGTCGAGGACGCACGGCTCCTGTCCCTCGGCGCCGAACGGCTGGCCTCTCTGCTGACCGCCACCGAGCCACCTACCGATCCGTTCACCGAATCGTCCGCCGGGCCGCCCGTCAGGGCCGTGCGGGTGCCCGTTCCGGACACCGCGGGCACCGAGCGGGACGGAGTCCGGGCCCTGGACGTCCTCACCACCGTCGCCGCCCGGACGCGTGCCGCGCTCGGCGAGTGCGGCACGGCCACGGTCGTCACGGTCGGCGGCGACTGCGGGGTGGAGGTACAGCCGGTGTCGGCCGCTCTGCAGCGACACGGCGACGGGCTCACCGTCGTCTGGTTCGACGCCCACGGCGATCTCAACACGCCCGGATCCTCGCCCTCGCATGCCTTCCACGGCATGGTCCTGCGCACTCTGCTGGGCGAAGGGCACCCCGACCTGGTTCCGCCGCGGGCTCTGCACCCCCGGCAGGTGGTCCTCGCCGGAGTCCGCGCGCTGGATCCGGCGGAGCTGGCCTACGCCACCGACGCGGGCCTCGCCCGGCTCACCGTTCCCGAGCTGACGGCCGACCCCGGCGTCCTGGTCCCGGCCGTCGCCGCCGCCGGGGGCACCGCCGTCTACATCCACATCGACCTCGACGTTCTCGATCCGGAGGAGTTCGGGTCGCTCAGCTATCCCGAGGCCGGCGGTCTGTCCGTCGCGGCGCTGCGGGACGCCGTACGCGCGCTGACGGCCCGCTTTCCCCTGGCCGGCCTGGGAATCACCGAGTACGCCCCCCGCAGGGAGGAGGACGAGGCCGTCCTGGCCTCGCTTGTCCCCGCCCTGCTCGCCGACGCCGCCACCGGGTGGACCGACGCCCCCACCGGGTGA
- a CDS encoding helix-turn-helix domain-containing protein yields the protein MMQFPSERFAMAGKPQMHLRSVALLRALMVGRSQSVADFARRAALTRQCIDGLLKRGTCRRTTADAIAAAAGVRTLDLFRPSMSSKSADTDERS from the coding sequence ATGATGCAGTTTCCATCGGAGAGGTTCGCTATGGCGGGAAAGCCGCAGATGCACCTTCGGAGCGTGGCACTCTTGCGCGCCTTGATGGTCGGTCGCAGTCAAAGCGTGGCCGATTTCGCTCGCCGGGCGGCACTTACCAGACAGTGCATCGACGGCCTGCTCAAACGAGGGACGTGCCGCCGCACCACGGCGGACGCCATCGCGGCGGCAGCGGGGGTGCGGACTCTCGACCTGTTCCGGCCTTCGATGTCGTCAAAATCTGCTGACACAGATGAGCGCTCTTGA